A stretch of Maridesulfovibrio zosterae DSM 11974 DNA encodes these proteins:
- a CDS encoding methyl-accepting chemotaxis protein — MTKRLFSSILLVLALLAIAVFLRQHTVFFLSVQIAAAVILLGVGFCVVKDVIRPINILTSDIKMISEGNFKSIHSSNFMGELGDLERELGRLTDILNEKVGMNESMLSSIMTPMVLVGVDGNIRWLNESILRLLEIDSAPDELIGEDFSIFFYGVKQETVSESCLKDREKKFAKSQVTSRKGNIKYISVASSPIFDTRDNLIGGFTTIMDFTNIKLKEDFITNQNNKIAQGVSDARKISEQLATASEEISTDVNNSNNGILDQCSRTEEVSSAMEQMNLSILDVSRSASDTSHVARQTQDTALSGGKLVSNIIKVMHEVNDKASHLKGEMATLEGHSKGISSIMQVISDIADQTNLLALNAAIEAARAGEAGRGFSVVADEIRKLAEKTMVATKDVGGYITAIQGSSTQSIDATDKTLGSIEEATDICDDAGEALDKILGFSKETAEQVESIASASELQSAASEEINKALDEVTEIASKTSDSMQNAAQSVAELASLAIELDNYMIAMEKQEES; from the coding sequence ATGACCAAACGTCTGTTCTCCAGTATTCTTCTCGTTTTAGCACTTTTAGCAATTGCAGTTTTTTTGAGACAGCATACAGTGTTCTTTTTATCAGTTCAGATTGCCGCAGCAGTAATACTGCTTGGAGTCGGTTTTTGTGTTGTTAAAGATGTAATTCGACCCATTAATATCCTTACTTCTGATATAAAAATGATTTCAGAAGGTAATTTCAAATCCATTCATAGTAGTAATTTTATGGGTGAACTTGGTGACCTTGAACGTGAGCTTGGCAGACTCACCGATATTTTAAATGAAAAGGTCGGTATGAATGAGTCTATGCTTTCAAGCATTATGACTCCTATGGTTCTTGTGGGAGTAGATGGAAATATTCGGTGGTTGAATGAAAGCATTTTGAGATTGCTCGAAATTGATTCAGCACCAGATGAACTGATTGGCGAAGATTTTTCAATATTTTTCTATGGTGTTAAGCAAGAGACTGTTTCTGAAAGTTGCCTGAAAGATAGGGAAAAGAAATTCGCAAAATCTCAGGTTACAAGCCGGAAGGGCAATATCAAATATATATCAGTTGCTTCTTCTCCAATCTTTGATACCAGAGATAATCTTATCGGTGGTTTTACTACAATTATGGATTTTACAAATATTAAGCTGAAAGAAGATTTTATAACTAATCAAAATAACAAGATTGCCCAGGGTGTTTCTGATGCGAGAAAGATTTCAGAGCAGCTTGCAACGGCATCTGAAGAGATCAGCACAGATGTTAACAATTCTAATAACGGGATTCTGGATCAGTGTTCAAGAACAGAAGAAGTTTCTTCTGCAATGGAGCAAATGAATTTATCTATTCTGGATGTTTCCCGAAGTGCAAGTGATACATCTCATGTCGCTAGACAAACGCAGGATACGGCCCTGTCCGGTGGGAAGTTGGTAAGTAATATCATAAAGGTAATGCATGAGGTTAATGATAAGGCCAGTCATCTTAAAGGTGAAATGGCAACTCTGGAGGGGCATAGTAAAGGAATTTCCTCCATTATGCAGGTTATTTCAGATATCGCTGATCAGACAAATCTTTTAGCTCTAAATGCTGCTATTGAAGCAGCACGAGCCGGGGAAGCAGGGCGTGGATTTTCCGTAGTTGCTGATGAAATACGAAAGCTGGCTGAAAAAACAATGGTGGCGACAAAGGATGTTGGCGGCTATATCACTGCAATTCAAGGTAGCTCAACCCAAAGCATTGATGCGACAGACAAGACTTTGGGAAGTATAGAAGAAGCTACAGATATTTGTGATGATGCCGGAGAAGCTCTGGATAAGATTCTTGGTTTTTCCAAAGAAACAGCAGAGCAGGTCGAGAGCATTGCCTCAGCTTCAGAGCTACAGTCTGCCGCCAGTGAAGAAATTAATAAAGCACTTGATGAAGTTACAGAAATTGCATCAAAAACTTCCGATTCAATGCAAAATGCAGCTCAATCTGTTGCTGAATTGGCCAGTTTAGCGATTGAATTAGATAACTATATGATTGCTATGGAAAAACAAGAAGAATCATAG